The Kribbella sp. HUAS MG21 genome includes the window TGCCGGCGTCGGCGGCGATCGCCCGGCAGAGCGCGTCGTGGGTGTCCAGGTCGCCGACCACCCAGCCCCCGCCGTGGAAGAACACCAGCAGACCATCTCCCACCCGAGGCACCCCGTCGGCCGGGATATAGAGCCGGGCGCCGAGTTGGCCGTCGGAGCCGCGGACTGTGAGGTCGGTTACTCGCTGTACCTCGGGAGGCGTCCCGGGGATGAGCTTGCAGATGTTGTGGAAGCGGGCCCGGGCGACGACCGGGTCGGTTTTGGTTGTTCTCGGCAACAGGTTCTCGATGCGCAGCAGGAGTTGTACGTCGGGATCGAGGGTGTTGCCGTCGATCTGGATCGGGGTACCGGCCAGCCGGCGGCGGACCGCAGCGGGCAGTTTGTACAGCGGCACCAACGCGTTCGCTTGTGCGGCGGTCACCGTGTCACGCAGTACCGCGTCCAGTCGTGGGCTCACAAGGAGTGACGCTAGCAACAACGCGCGGAACGGTTACCCGATGTTCACGAAAGGATGGGATCCTGGTCAGCGTGGCTGGAGACTTGCTGGCATCGCACAACCGGGAGTACGACGTTGAGCCGCCGTACGACATCAGTGCGGCCGGCGACCTCCCGGCGGGGCGGTTCTCGGACCGGGAGCTGAGCTGGCTGGCGTTCAACCAGCGCGTCCTGGAGCTCGCCGAGAACGACCGGATCCCGCTGCTCGAGCGGGCCAAGTTCCTCGCGATCTTCGCCAGCAACCTGGACGAGTTCTACATGGTCCGGATCGCCGGCCTGAAGCGCCGGATCGCGGCCGGGGTCGCGGTCAAGGCGGCCAGCGGCCTGCTCCCCCGTGAGGTCCTGGACCGCAGCCTGGCGCGCAGCCGGGAGCTGATGGACCGGCACGCGGAGACCTGGCGGAAGTCGGTGCAGCCGGCGCTGACCGAGCAGGGCATCGACATCCTGCGCTGGGACGAGCTGGAGCACGGCGAGCGCGAGGACATGACCCGGTTCTTCCGGGAGCGCGTGTTCCCGGTGCTGACCCCGCTGGCGGTCGACCCGTCGCACCCGTTCCCGTACATCTCCGGCCTGAGCCTGAACCTCGCGGTCGTCGTACGGAACCCGGACACCGGCGGCGAGCACTTCGCCCGGGTGAAGGTGCCGCCGCTGCTGCCGCGGTTCGTGAAGGTCGCCGAGGGCCGGTTCGTACCGCTCGAGGACGTCATCGCCACGCACCTCGGCCAGCTGTTCCCGGGCATGGAGGTGATCCAGCACCACACGTTCCGGGTGACCCGCAACGAGGACCTCGAGGTCGAGGAGGACGACGCGGAGAACCTGCTGGCCGCCCTCGAGAAGGAGCTGCTGCGCCGCCGGTTCGGCCCGCCGGTCCGGCTCGAGGTGGAGGAGTCGATCGACCCGCAGGTGAAGGCGCTGCTGCTGTCCGAGCTGGGCGTCACCGAGGCGGAGGTGTTCGAGCTCCCGGGCCCCCTGGACCTGCGGGGCCTGTTCACGATCGCCGGCCTGGACAGGGCCGAGCTGAAGTACCCCGCGTTCGTGCCGTCCACGCATCCGCACCTGGCCGAGGTGGAGACCTCCAACCCGGCGGACATGTTCCACGCGCTCAAGCAGCGCGACGTACTCGTCCACCACCCGTACGACTCCTTCTCGACGAGCGTGCAGCGCTTCATCGAGCAGGCGGCCGCGGACCCGCACGTGCTGGCCATCAAGCAGACGCTGTACCGGACCAGTGGTGACTCCCCCATCGTCGACGCCCTCATCGACGCAGCCGAGGCCGGCAAGCAGGTCCTGGTGCTGGTCGAGATCCAGGCCCGCTTCGACGAGCAGGCGAACATCAAGTGGGCCCGGCAGCTCGAGCACGCCGGCTGCCACGTCGTGTACGGCGTGATCGGCCTGAAGACGCACTGCAAGCTGTCGATGGTCGTCCGCGACGAGCCGGACGGCCTGCGCCGCTACGCGCACATCGGGACTGGCAACTACCACCCGAAGACAGCACGGCTCTACGAGGACCTGGGGCTGCTCACCAGCGACAAGGTGGTCACCGAGGACGTAGCACTGCTCTTCAACCACCTGTCCGGTTTCGGTCGCAGCGCCGGCTACCGGCGGATCCTGGTCGCTCCCCAGTCCGTACGGCGGGGACTGGTCGAGCGGATCGACCGGGAGGTCCAGCACCACCTGGCCGGGCGCCCCGCGCGCATCCGGCTCAAGGTGAACAGCCTGGTCGACGAGGCCCTGTGCGACGCGCTGTACCGGGCGTCGCAGGCCGGCGTACCGGTGGACCTGTGGATCCGGGGCATCTGCACGCTGCGTCCCGGCGTACCGGGTCTGTCGGAGAACATCCAGGTCCGCAGCATCCTCGGCCGCTTCCTCGAGCACAGCCGCGTGTTCCTGTTCGAGAACGGCGGCGAGCCGGAGGTGTGGATCGGCTCCGCCGACCTCATGCACCGCAACCTGGACCGCCGCGTCGAGGTGCTGGTGCAGCTGAAGCAGCCGGACCACGTGACCGAGCTGAGCGAGCTGTTCGACCTCGCGATGGACGAGCGCACCGGCTCCTGGTGGCTGCAGGAGGACGACAGCTGGCAACCCCGGCTGAACGGCTCGGACGGGGAGCCGCTGCGCGATCTGCAGACGCGCCTGATCGCGACCCGTGGACGCCGCCGGGCGTCCGACGGAATGAGTTAGCCAAGTCCTAGGGTGAACACATGAACAACCCGGCGACGGTTTTCGCCGCGGGTGGTGTCGTCTGGCGGGAACGTGGCGACACCAGGCAGGTGTTGCTGGTACACCGCCCCCGGTACGACGACTGGTCCCTCCCCAAAGGCAAGCTCGCCCCGAACGAGCACGTGCTGCTCGGTGCGCGCCGCGAGATCGAGGAGGAGACCGGCGAACAGGTGGTCTTCGGACCGTCGGTGGGCGTGCAGCGCTACCAGGTCCGCAAGAACGGCAACACGGCGCAGAAGCTCGTGCACTACTGGTCCGCCGTACCAGTGGGTGACAGTGCCTTCGAGCCGAACGACGAGGTCGACCAGGTCAGCTGGGTCTCGGTGGAGAAGGCCCGCGGCAAGCTCAGCTACCCGCGCGACGTGGACATCCTGGACGCACTGGACGCCGTGGTGCCGGTCGTCGCCACAGTGGTCGTCCTCCGGCACGCGGAGGCCCTGAAGCGCAAGGACTGGGACGGTAAGGACACCCTGCGTCCGCTGAGCAGCAACGGTACGGCGGTCGCGGAGCGGCTGACCGGCGTACTGGCGGCACTCGGGGCGAACAGGTTGATCAGCAGCGACGCGGAGCGGTGTGTGACGACACTCACGCCGTACGCCGCTCTGGTCGACCGCCACATCCACCTGTGGCCGGAGATCTCCGAGCGGGGGTACAGCGCGGACCCGGAGGCGCTGGGCGGGCTGGCGGAGCGGCTGTGGAAGCCGGGCAAGGTGACGGTCGTCTGCTCGCACCGCCCGGTGCTGCCGGCGCTGGCGCGGGAGCTGGGGCTGAAGGCGGCGAAGTTCTCGACGGGCGCGTTCCTGGTCGCGCACCGGCTGGCCGACGGCCGCCTGGTGCACGAGCGTTTCGGTGCGCCGTAAGGATGCGCCGTAGTACCGCGCGACACGGCTCGGTGACGATCCAGGCACAGCCGACCCGGTGACCGGGTGACACTGGAGGGGACGGGTATGTTCCTACCCGAGGAGCCGGCGTCCCACCGGGTGCCGGTCTGAGGAGAGGTTCGGGGCGCACCATGACGATGATGCGAGAACTGACACTGATCGGGATCCGGATGGAATCACCCAACCGGGCCCCGGTGATGATGCTGCGGGAGACCGAGGGCTACCGCTACCTGCCGATCTCGATCGGCTCGGTCGAGGCGACCGCGATCGCGTACGAGGAGCAGGGGCTGCGCCCGTCGCGGCCACTCACCCACGACCTGATGCGCGACCTGGTGCAGGCGTTCGACGTACACATCGAGGCAGTCGAGATCGTCGAGCTGCGCGACGCCGTGTTCTACGCCGAACTGGTGCTGGCCAACGGCGCCCGGGTGTCGGCCAGACCGAGCGACTCGGTGGCGCTCGCGGTCCGGCTGGGTACGCCGATCCGCTGTACGGAACAGGTACTGCGGGAGGCCGGCGTCGCGACCCCCGAGGAGGAGCAGGCCGAACTGGAGCGCTTCCGCGAGTTCCTCGACAGCGTCGCCCCGGAGGATTTCTCCAGCTGACCCCCGGGAGTCGATCGTTCAAGCGGTCGGTGAGCTGAGCGTTACCGAAACGTGAGCCAACACCCGTTTACATCCACGGAGAGTCACGGCTCTTAACTCAGTTCACCTATTGGCCGCCTGTCGGCACGCCAGGCGTCGCACACGCTACTGGAACCGTTCACCGGTCGTTCACCGACGACGGACCGGTCGGTCACCTGGTCTCCCTACCGTCTGTGGAAGTTCAGAAGTCTGATTCCCGCAGAAGGGCAACACTCTCGTGTCCGTCAATCGCCTGTTCCGCGTCGGCTCCGTCGCCGTGGCATCCCTCGGCGTCCTCGCTCTGAGCGCCTGTGGCAGTGACCCCGAGCCGTCCGGTTCCTCGAGCCCCGGCTCCTCGGAGTCGTCCGCCGGCGCCGACTGCCCGAAGGGCACGCTGAACGCTGAGGGATCCTCGGCGCAGAAGAACGCCATCGAGGAAGTCATCAGCAAGTACAACGAGAAGTGCGCCGACGTCACGGTGAACTACAACCCGACCGGTTCCGGGGCGGGTATCAAGCAGTTCAACGCGAACCAGGTGGACTTCGCCGGCTCCGACTCGGCGCTGAAGCCCGACGAGGCCACCGCGGCCACCAAGCGCTGCGCGAACAACCCGGCGATCAACCTGCCGATGGTGATCGGCCCGGTCGCGGTCGCCTACAACCTGGACGGCGTCGACAAGCTGGTCCTCGACGGCGCGACCGTCGCGAAGATCTTCCAGGGCACGGTCAAGACCTGGAACGACCCGGCGATCGCCAAGCTGAACGCGGGCGTCACGCTGCCGTCGGCCCCGATCTCGGTGTTCTTCCGCTCCGACGAGTCCGGCACCACCGAGAACTTCACGAAGTACCTCAAGGCCGCGGGTGGTGGCGCCTGGGCCGGCGAGCCGGCCAAGAAGTGGACCGGCACCGGCTCCGGCAAGGAGA containing:
- a CDS encoding NUDIX domain-containing protein, with product MNNPATVFAAGGVVWRERGDTRQVLLVHRPRYDDWSLPKGKLAPNEHVLLGARREIEEETGEQVVFGPSVGVQRYQVRKNGNTAQKLVHYWSAVPVGDSAFEPNDEVDQVSWVSVEKARGKLSYPRDVDILDALDAVVPVVATVVVLRHAEALKRKDWDGKDTLRPLSSNGTAVAERLTGVLAALGANRLISSDAERCVTTLTPYAALVDRHIHLWPEISERGYSADPEALGGLAERLWKPGKVTVVCSHRPVLPALARELGLKAAKFSTGAFLVAHRLADGRLVHERFGAP
- the pstS gene encoding phosphate ABC transporter substrate-binding protein PstS, with amino-acid sequence MSVNRLFRVGSVAVASLGVLALSACGSDPEPSGSSSPGSSESSAGADCPKGTLNAEGSSAQKNAIEEVISKYNEKCADVTVNYNPTGSGAGIKQFNANQVDFAGSDSALKPDEATAATKRCANNPAINLPMVIGPVAVAYNLDGVDKLVLDGATVAKIFQGTVKTWNDPAIAKLNAGVTLPSAPISVFFRSDESGTTENFTKYLKAAGGGAWAGEPAKKWTGTGSGKEKSAGVAEGVKSTKNSITYVEWSYAVDNKLGVAQIDNGSGPVELTPESAGKALAAAKPAGTGSDLALKLDYATKEAGAYPIILVTYEIACTKGLPAEKTALVKSFLSYFASKDGQASLTELNYAPLPAETQTKVEAAIQAIS
- a CDS encoding RNA degradosome polyphosphate kinase; the protein is MLVSVAGDLLASHNREYDVEPPYDISAAGDLPAGRFSDRELSWLAFNQRVLELAENDRIPLLERAKFLAIFASNLDEFYMVRIAGLKRRIAAGVAVKAASGLLPREVLDRSLARSRELMDRHAETWRKSVQPALTEQGIDILRWDELEHGEREDMTRFFRERVFPVLTPLAVDPSHPFPYISGLSLNLAVVVRNPDTGGEHFARVKVPPLLPRFVKVAEGRFVPLEDVIATHLGQLFPGMEVIQHHTFRVTRNEDLEVEEDDAENLLAALEKELLRRRFGPPVRLEVEESIDPQVKALLLSELGVTEAEVFELPGPLDLRGLFTIAGLDRAELKYPAFVPSTHPHLAEVETSNPADMFHALKQRDVLVHHPYDSFSTSVQRFIEQAAADPHVLAIKQTLYRTSGDSPIVDALIDAAEAGKQVLVLVEIQARFDEQANIKWARQLEHAGCHVVYGVIGLKTHCKLSMVVRDEPDGLRRYAHIGTGNYHPKTARLYEDLGLLTSDKVVTEDVALLFNHLSGFGRSAGYRRILVAPQSVRRGLVERIDREVQHHLAGRPARIRLKVNSLVDEALCDALYRASQAGVPVDLWIRGICTLRPGVPGLSENIQVRSILGRFLEHSRVFLFENGGEPEVWIGSADLMHRNLDRRVEVLVQLKQPDHVTELSELFDLAMDERTGSWWLQEDDSWQPRLNGSDGEPLRDLQTRLIATRGRRRASDGMS
- a CDS encoding bifunctional nuclease family protein; the encoded protein is MRELTLIGIRMESPNRAPVMMLRETEGYRYLPISIGSVEATAIAYEEQGLRPSRPLTHDLMRDLVQAFDVHIEAVEIVELRDAVFYAELVLANGARVSARPSDSVALAVRLGTPIRCTEQVLREAGVATPEEEQAELERFREFLDSVAPEDFSS